GGCGGACGGCGCAGCCTCTCACGGGCTGAAGAGAAACTCCACCACGTCTCCGTCCTGTATCTCGTAATCCCTGCCCTCGGTGCGGATCAGGCCCTTCTGGTGCATCTCTTTCCAGTCCCCGGTCCGGCAGAGCTCCGGGCCGGACACAACCTGGGCACGGATGAATCCTTGTTCCATGTCGGTGTGGATCTTTCCGGCCGCCCGGACGGCCGGTGTGCCCCGGGGAATCTCCCAGGCCCGGAGCTTTTTTCGGGCGATGGTGTAGAAGGTCACCAGATCCAGGATTTGGAACCCCCGTCTGATCAGCCGTTCCGGACCCGGGGCCGGCAGGTCCAGTTCGTTCAGGAACTCCTCCCTGTCCTCGGGATCCAACTGCTGAAGTTCATGATCCAGGGATGCCGAGACCACCAGAACCGGGTTCGGGCCGGCGGGAGCCACCTCCGCCCTGAGCGACCGGACGCAGGGCTGGTCCTCGCCGAGCGAATAGTCCTCCTCGGCGACGTTGGCCACATAGACGACAGGCTTGCCCGTCAACAGCCCGAGTCCTTTGAGGCGCCGCTGTGCCTGCGGGTCCAGGTCCAGCGACCTGAGGGGAACCCCATCTTCCAGGCATCGTTGGAAAAGAAGAAACTGCTCCTTCTCCCTGGCATGGGTCCGGGGATCGGTCCTCCACGTGTTTTGCTGCTTGGAGACGATCCGGCCAAGGACCTCCAAGTCAGCCAACATCAGTTCCGTTTCCACGACCGACACGTCCCGGGCGGGGTCCACCCGATCCAGGACATGGACGATATCCGGGTCCGGGAAACAGCGCACCAGGTGGACGAGAGCGTCGACCTGCCGGATGTGACCGAGGAACTGGTTCCCCAGGCCCTCTCCCCGGCTGGCGCCCCGCACCAGGCCGGCGATGTCGATGAACTGCACGAAACAGGGCGTGCACTCGCTGGGCGCCAGCAACCGCTCCAGGTCCCGGAGCCGCGGGTCCGGGACCGGCACCTGGCCCACATTCTGGTCGATGGTGGCGAAGGGATAGTTGGATACGCCCGCCGCGCCCGAGGTCAGCGCGTTGAAGAGGGTGGACTTGCCCACGTTGGGCAGGCCGACGATCCCCAGCGAGAGCATTGGATCATTTTAGAGGAATGAGGAAAGAGGAGCGTCACGGCGCTTTTCCCAAGGACAACAGATTGGCCCAGAGCCGGAAGGCGCCCGGCACACCGGCGGGGAGTTGCCTGAAAAACCCCAGGCCGGTATAGGCATAAGTCCCCTTCCCGTAGCGGGCCACGACCAGGGCTCCACGCTTGGCCTCGGGGTTGTAAGGGAAGGGGTCCCGCAACTCGAGCAACGGTCGATAAGCCGGGTCCCATTCCCCCAAAAAGTAGAGACCCCGTTCCTGGACCCATCCCTCCCAATCGGCATCGGTGATGGTGTTCGGCCAGGTCAGCGCAGGATGATCGGGCTCCAGGACTCGCACCAGCGACGTCTCGTCCGTGACCCGATCGTGGGGACGGTGAATGCGCGCCGGGTAGGGACCGTACTGCTCCCGGTTGAACTCGTACTTGTTGTACTGGACCAGCAAATGCCCGCCCTGGCGCACATATTCCAGAAGCCGATGGTTGTTGGATCTCAGGTCGGCGCGGTTCAGATAGGCCCGGACACCGGTGGCGATGACGTCGAAACCGGACAGGTCTCCCTCGGCCAGATCCGAGGCGTCCAGGAAGTTGAGTTCCAATCCCAGATCCTCGATCGCGGCCGGGACCTGATCGCCGACTCCCATCACGTAGCCGACCCGGACCGGGGCCACCTTCACATCGAACGCCTGGACCAGCGACCGGGCCTGCCGATAGAGGTGCCGGGTCTCGACATGATGGTAGTCGATGGACCGGTAGCCCTGGGAGTAGGTCCTGCCTCCGACTCTCGCCCGGGCCTCGAGCCGGTAGCTGCCCGGTTCGAGATGTTGCGGCGGCTCCACTTCAAATTTGACGGTGGCGGTCTCCCCCTCCCGCCGGAACGACAGATCGCGAGTCCGGGGTTGCACCCGCCAGCCCGCCGGAGCCAGCAACTCCACGACCGTATCGAGACTCCCGGGACTCTCGTTCTCCACGCGGACGTGAAAGATCTTCCCTTGCGTGGCGCCCGGAACGAAGATCCGGACCTCCGGCTCCAACTCGAGAGTCACATCCGGGACCACCTGGAGTTCCCGCCGCCGCTCGCCGCCGATCACCGGGTCGAACCAGCGGTACCGGACCGGAACCTCGGCGCTGGCTTCGACACCGTCCGAGACATACGTGACCTGGGCTTTCAAGGCTGATGGACTCACCGCCTCGACGCCGCTGAAACCTTCGCGGACCGAAAAAAGATCGATTTTCGAATCGGGCCGAAACCAGTACGGCTGCGTGTAGCCGGCCTCGGCCGGGACCGTGGCCCGGAACTCGCTGATGGGACCGGATCTTCCCAGGCTCCGGACGTTCCAATCTCCAGCGCCCGACAACTGAACCGAGCGCAGGCGTGCCGGACGCCCGGAACGGCTCAGAAAGCGGACCTGGACCAGCAGTTCTTCTCCCGGATTGACGCGTCCGTCCCGGCTCTGGCGGACCAGCGCGTCCAGGTAGATGAAGTGCCCCCGGCGGGCGGCCGCAAGAAAGTCCTGCTCCTTGGCTCGAAGCAGAAATCGAGCCTCGGCATTGCCGGTCCGGGCTGCCAATTCCCGGACCAGCGCCAAGCCCTGCATGACTCCCGCAGCCGCCTGATCGAGATGAGACTCGGCGTAGTCGTCCCGGATCTGCCCGATCAGACGTTGGAGTTTCTCCAGGCCGCCGGCCAACTCCCGATCATGCCGGGCCACTCTCATCAATGAGATATCGAGGCCGTCGAAGAAGCCGGTTCCGTCACCCAGATCCGTATCGCCCTCGATCAGACGGAAGTAAGCCGTACGCGATCCTGGCTCGGGCAGGACGTTCATCCCTTGGCAGCGATGGCTGCTCCGGGCCCGGGCTCCAAACTCGGCGTACGATTCTCCCAGCAGCGGATCATATTCGCCCACTTCGATGGCGGCCGTCCGGCTCGATGCGGAACTTCCATCACCCCAAGCCCACCCCACACCCGGCGCCTGATACAGGCGGGATGGCTGCCAGGTCCGAAGGCCTTCCTCAAGCTGTTCCGGGAAACGAGAGGCGTCCGAGGCCAACTCGACGGCCTGCGCCGCCAGGCGCCCCGACGCCTGGTGATGTTGTCCCCCACCCGCGCCATGGGGGTTGAGGGTCAAGATCACGTCCGGCCGGAACTCCCGGATCACCCGGACCACGTCCCGCAGCACTTCCTCGCCCCAGCGTTGCAAGGTTTCCTCGACGCTGAAGGAGTAGCCGAACTCATAGGCCCGGGTGAAGTACAGGCGAGCGCCGTCGAAACGATGCACCCGCATGAGTTCCTGGGTCCTGAGCACTCCCAGAGCTTCGAACAGTTCCGGACCGATCTCGTTCTGTCCTCCGTCTCCCCGGGTCAGGCTCAGAAGCGCGGTGCGGATCCCGAGCCCCCGGCTCACCTTGGCCAGGACGGCGTTGTTTTCGTCGTCGGGGTGGGCCGTGATGTAAAGCAGAGAACCCGTGGGCGGGAGACGCCGCAACGCCAAGCCGAAGCCGGTCAGCCCCTGGTCCTCTTCCAACTCCAGCGGAGTCGCGGCCAGTGGAATGGAGAACACTGACAGCAGGAAGAGCACCGCCGGGAAAAGCGGTCCGCTTCCGGATCGTGCTGGCTCGCAACGGTTGATTTCAAGTCTTTCGGGATCCATAGACCGAACTCTCTAGACTCGGATTCGGAGCATGTACGAAGCCGCGGTCGGCGCAGGCTGGCGCCAAACCTGTAGAATCATACCAGTCTCGGAACGGGGGCGGCATGGGCGACACCTATTGGGCAGCGGCGGTCCAGATGACCTCGGGAGAGGACAAGGAGCGCAATCTGGAGACCGCCGAGCGGCTGGTCCGGGAAGCTGCCGAGCGGGGCGCCCGGCTGGTGGCGTTGCCGGAACTCTTCAACTGCCTGGGCCGCAAGGAACAGGTGATCCGCGCCGCCGAGCCGGTCCCGGGTCCCACCAGCCGAAGGATGGGTGATCTGGCGCGCCGTTTCCGGATCACTTTGTTGGCAGGCAGCCTCTGCGAGCGCGCCGAGGGCCGGGACCGGGTCTATAACACCAGTCTTCTTTTCGACAGCTCGGGATCCCTCCTGGCCCGTTACCGCAAGATCCACCTCTTCGACGTGGACCTGCCTGGAAGGGTGTCCTACCAGGAGTCGAGTTGGGTGGCTCCCGGCCGCGACGTCGTCTCCGCCGAAACGGACCATGGCCGCCTGGGCCTTTCCATCTGCTACGATCTGCGCTTCCCGGAACTGTATCGGAGTCTCGTTGTCCGGGGCTGCCGGATCCTGCTGGTCCCGTCGGCCTTCTCGCTGCCGACGGGGCGGGATCACTGGGAGGTCCTTTTGCGCAGCCGCGCCATCGAGAATCAGGCCTACGTCATCGCGCCCAATCAGTGCGGCCGGCACACGCCTGCATTCGCCACCTGCGGACGTTCCGCCATCATCGATCCCTGGGGAGTTTCCCTGGCCGTGGCTCCCGACGGCGAAGGTGTGATCCTGGCCCGGCTGGATGCCCGGCGTCAGGAGACCATTCGCCGGGAACTCCCCGCCCTGAGCCACCGGAGACTTGACCCCGCCGGATCGACTAAGCGAATATGACATTCAGTTCATGCATTT
This window of the Acidobacteriota bacterium genome carries:
- a CDS encoding carbon-nitrogen hydrolase family protein; amino-acid sequence: MGDTYWAAAVQMTSGEDKERNLETAERLVREAAERGARLVALPELFNCLGRKEQVIRAAEPVPGPTSRRMGDLARRFRITLLAGSLCERAEGRDRVYNTSLLFDSSGSLLARYRKIHLFDVDLPGRVSYQESSWVAPGRDVVSAETDHGRLGLSICYDLRFPELYRSLVVRGCRILLVPSAFSLPTGRDHWEVLLRSRAIENQAYVIAPNQCGRHTPAFATCGRSAIIDPWGVSLAVAPDGEGVILARLDARRQETIRRELPALSHRRLDPAGSTKRI
- the ychF gene encoding redox-regulated ATPase YchF, producing the protein MLSLGIVGLPNVGKSTLFNALTSGAAGVSNYPFATIDQNVGQVPVPDPRLRDLERLLAPSECTPCFVQFIDIAGLVRGASRGEGLGNQFLGHIRQVDALVHLVRCFPDPDIVHVLDRVDPARDVSVVETELMLADLEVLGRIVSKQQNTWRTDPRTHAREKEQFLLFQRCLEDGVPLRSLDLDPQAQRRLKGLGLLTGKPVVYVANVAEEDYSLGEDQPCVRSLRAEVAPAGPNPVLVVSASLDHELQQLDPEDREEFLNELDLPAPGPERLIRRGFQILDLVTFYTIARKKLRAWEIPRGTPAVRAAGKIHTDMEQGFIRAQVVSGPELCRTGDWKEMHQKGLIRTEGRDYEIQDGDVVEFLFSP
- a CDS encoding PIG-L family deacetylase, with amino-acid sequence MDPERLEINRCEPARSGSGPLFPAVLFLLSVFSIPLAATPLELEEDQGLTGFGLALRRLPPTGSLLYITAHPDDENNAVLAKVSRGLGIRTALLSLTRGDGGQNEIGPELFEALGVLRTQELMRVHRFDGARLYFTRAYEFGYSFSVEETLQRWGEEVLRDVVRVIREFRPDVILTLNPHGAGGGQHHQASGRLAAQAVELASDASRFPEQLEEGLRTWQPSRLYQAPGVGWAWGDGSSASSRTAAIEVGEYDPLLGESYAEFGARARSSHRCQGMNVLPEPGSRTAYFRLIEGDTDLGDGTGFFDGLDISLMRVARHDRELAGGLEKLQRLIGQIRDDYAESHLDQAAAGVMQGLALVRELAARTGNAEARFLLRAKEQDFLAAARRGHFIYLDALVRQSRDGRVNPGEELLVQVRFLSRSGRPARLRSVQLSGAGDWNVRSLGRSGPISEFRATVPAEAGYTQPYWFRPDSKIDLFSVREGFSGVEAVSPSALKAQVTYVSDGVEASAEVPVRYRWFDPVIGGERRRELQVVPDVTLELEPEVRIFVPGATQGKIFHVRVENESPGSLDTVVELLAPAGWRVQPRTRDLSFRREGETATVKFEVEPPQHLEPGSYRLEARARVGGRTYSQGYRSIDYHHVETRHLYRQARSLVQAFDVKVAPVRVGYVMGVGDQVPAAIEDLGLELNFLDASDLAEGDLSGFDVIATGVRAYLNRADLRSNNHRLLEYVRQGGHLLVQYNKYEFNREQYGPYPARIHRPHDRVTDETSLVRVLEPDHPALTWPNTITDADWEGWVQERGLYFLGEWDPAYRPLLELRDPFPYNPEAKRGALVVARYGKGTYAYTGLGFFRQLPAGVPGAFRLWANLLSLGKAP